The following proteins are encoded in a genomic region of Eriocheir sinensis breed Jianghai 21 chromosome 2, ASM2467909v1, whole genome shotgun sequence:
- the LOC127002841 gene encoding nucleolysin TIAR-like isoform X2 — protein sequence MAQEQNRTLYVGNLDNTVTEDLIMMLFGQLGEVRSCKMFREPTTDPYCFVEFCDHMTALNAITMMNDKMLQNRKMRVDWATGQGNKNKYTKVDTSRHHHVYVGDLSPEIDEQALREAFQVFGEISDCKVVKDPQSFKSRGYGFVVFVKKMDAETSISAMNGQWLGRKMIKTRWATRKPANTPNETKPEQKKLNYDEVFNQTTPTNTTVFCGGLKQDITEEMLHKSFQPHGQIEKIKIFKEKGYAFIKYTSKESACQAIVELHNSNLNGQMIRCSWGKDTGVDQASNPAQEANGAQPSMPTYPNGGGFPNQMGQMGYWQYYPQQMPYNQMPYNQYPYGYQPNPGYMWMGWGQQGWGQPGQPAPPPPAPQQGQPQQ from the coding sequence ATGGCTCAAGAGCAGAACAGGACGTTGTACGTTGGCAACCTGGACAACACAGTCACCGAGGACCTCATCATGATGCTGTTTGGCCAGCTGGGTGAGGTGCGCAGTTGCAAGATGTTTCGCGAGCCCACTACCGACCCCTATTGTTTTGTTGAGTTCTGTGATCATATGACTGCCCTCAATGCCATCACCATGATGAATGACAAGATGCTTCAGAACCGAAAAATGCGTGTTGACTGGGCCACTGGTCAAGGTAACAAGAACAAGTATACCAAAGTAGACACGAGTAGGCACCACCATGTGTATGTTGGAGACCTTAGTCCGGAAATAGATGAACAAGCCCTTAGGGAAGCCTTTCAGGTGTTTGGAGAGATTTCAGACTGCAAAGTAGTAAAAGACCCACAAAGCTTTAAATCTCGAGGTTACGGTTTTGTGGTGTTTGTGAAGAAGATGGATGCCGAGACAAGTATCAGTGCCATGAATGGTCAGTGGCTTGGCCGGAAAATGATAAAAACGCGCTGGGCCACACGGAAGCCGGCAAACACTCCTAACGAGACCAAACCCGAACAGAAGAAATTAAACTATGATGAGGTGTTCAACCAGACAACACCCACGAACACTACAGTGTTTTGTGGCGGACTGAAGCAAGACATAACTGAGGAAATGTTGCACAAGTCTTTTCAGCCTCATGGACAGATTGAAAAGATTAAAATCTTTAAGGAAAAGGGCTATGCTTTCATAAAGTACACCAGTAAGGAGAGTGCGTGTCAGGCTATTGTTGAACTTCATAATTCTAACCTGAATGGACAGATGATTAGGTGTTCGTGGGGGAAGGACACAGGCGTGGACCAGGCCAGCAACCCAGCACAGGAGGCCAACGGGGCACAGCCTAGCATGCCCACCTACCCTAATGGAGGCGGCTTCCCCAACCAGATGGGCCAGATGGGGTACTGGCAGTATTACCCTCAGCAGATGCCCTACAATCAAATGCCCTACAACCAGTACCCTTACGGCTACCAGCCCAACCCTGGATACATGTGGATGGGCTGGGGGCAGCAGGGGTGGGGCCAGCCCGGCCAGCCAGCGCCGCCGCCACCGGCCCCCCAGCAGGGACAGCCCCAGCAGTGA